Below is a window of Pueribacillus theae DNA.
ATGGTTTAGCCTAGGTTCACCTGACTATATTCTTGCTTTGCTTGCAGGGGTAACGACATTTTTGCAGCAGAAAATTATGATGGGCCAGGCACCGCCAAACCCGCAAATGAAAATGATGCTCTATATTATGCCGGTTATGATTGCTATATTTGCCATTAACTTTCCAGCAGCCCTTTCTCTATATTGGGTCATTGGTAACATCTTTATGATTTTTCAAACGTATTTTATTTCTGGCCCCAATGTTCAGGCAGACAGTAAAAGTACGGGAGGCGCGAAAAAGTGAAGGAACTAACGGTCACAGGGAGGACGGTTGAAGAAGCAATTGAACAAGCGTTAACCCAGTTAAACGTGACAAGGGATCACGTTGAAGTCACAGTGATCGAGGAACCAAAAAAAGGATTTTTAGGGATTGGGAGCAAACCTGCGATCGTAAAAATCAGCAAGACGCCCGATCCAATGGAAGAAGCAAAAGCCTATTTGCAAAATATCATTGAAAAAATGGGAATCTCTGTCTCAATTGAACAAAAGCAGGAAGAAGACGGGATTGTCTTTGAATTAATAAGCGATAAAGTTGCTGTCCTTATCGGAAAACGCGGACAAACATTAAATGCCCTCGAATATTTAACAAATATTGCTTTAAACCGGCATTCAAAAGAGTATATACGCATTTATCTTGATGCTGAAAACTACCGTAAAAAAAGAAAAGAAACATTAATCCAACTTGCGGAAAGACAAGCGGAAAGGGCGCTGAAGCTAAATCAAAAAGTCGTGCTCGAACCGATGCCAGCAAAAGAACGTAAAGTGATTCATCTTGCTTTAAAAGAAAAAGAGGGTGTGACGACAAATTCCAAGGGCGATGGGATGTATCGCCACGTTGTTATTTATCCGACAAATGAAAATGAAACGAAACTCCTTTAAGGGTAAACCCTTTTAGGAGTTTTTTACGTTTTCTTGTTTGCTTTTTTTTATAAAAATCGGGTAAACTGAATAGTATTGCGTATCTTTTTATCGACGGGTAAGTTATCAACAGTGGATAACTTTAAATAATAGTGCGTGTTCAAAAAGAACGAAGCTGGCGAAGAAATTCGACAGTTATTTTTACCGGACTTTTTGAACAACCTCTAATAGAGTATAGTAAGAAAAGAGGTGAGAATAGATGGAATACGATACGATTGCAGCAATCTCGACACCGATGGGAGAAGGGGCCATTGCAATTGTTCGTTTAAGCGGAGAGGAAGCCATTGCGATAACCGATAAAATTTTTAAAGGAAAACAACCGCTAAGTGATGTGAATTCGCACACCATTCATTATGGCCATCTCATTGATCCGAAAACCTCTCGCATGATTGAGGAAGTGATGGTATCTGTCATGCGTGCCCCCCGAACGTTTACGCGTGAGGATGTTGTGGAAATCAATTGCCACGGTGGATTGGTCTCTGTGAATCGGGTATTGGAGCTTGCATTAACGAACGGTGCACGTCTTGCGGAGCCAGGTGAATTTACAAAGCGAGCCTTTTTAAACGGCCGGATTGATTTGTCACAGGCGGAAGCGGTGATTGATTTAATCCGCTCAAAGACCGATCGTGCAATGACAGTAGCTTTAAACCAAATGGAAGGGCGTTTATCCAATCTCATTCATTCGTTAAGGCAAACTTTGATTGAAACGATTGCACACGTTGAAGTAAATATCGATTATCCAGAATATGATGCGGAAGAAATGACTCACCAGCTGTTGCACGAAAAAACGATGCACGTTCGAAATGAAATTGATAAACTCATTTCAACATCGAAACAAGGAAAAATTTTGCGTGAAGGATTATCGACCGTGATTATTGGGCGGCCAAATGTCGGAAAATCTTCGCTATTAAATAGTCTAGTACAAGAGAATAAAGCGATTGTGACAAATATCCCCGGTACAACCCGTGATGTATTGGAGGAATATGTAAACGTGAGAGGCGTCCCTTTGCGCCTCGTTGATACGGCAGGCATCCGTGAGACGGAAGATATTGTCGAAAAAATGGGTGTTGAGCGATCGCGCGAAATGTTAAAAAAGGCAGATTTAATTTTGCTCGTTTTAAATAATGGGGAAACATTAACCGATGAGGACGAAGAACTTATTCGAGCCGCAAAACAACTTGATACTATTATCATTGTTAACAAAACCGATCTTGAACAAAAAATAGATATGGATAAAGTCATTTCCCTTGCTGGTGGCAGCCCAATCATTTCAACTTCGCTTTTACTGGAAGAGGGGGTTGACCAGCTGGAAGAAGCCATTGCAAACTTATTTTTTAACGTAGGTATCGAACAGCAGGACATCACCTATGTATCAAACTCACGGCATATTGCTTTATTGAATCAAGCGAGAAGTGCGATAGATGAAGCCATTGCAGCAATTGAAGCCGGGTTGCCTATCGATATGGTTCAAATTGATATGACGAGAGCATGGGAGCTGCTTGGCGAAATTATTGGCGATACAGTGTCAGAGAGCTTAATTAACCAGCTATTTTCACAATTTTGCCTCGGAAAATAAAGAAAACTAGATGTGTGTTCAAAAAGGAGGACAACGAGAGGCAAGAAGGTCGAGGACGTAGAGATTCTTAGCCTATTCATAAAGTTCGGCTAAAGGCATGACGTCCTGTGATCACGTCGAACTGACTTACTTCCTGTAAGCCTCTGGACTTTTTGAACATTCTCTATAACGAAAAGGAGTGAAATATCGTGGGGTATAATGCAGGTCAATATGAT
It encodes the following:
- the jag gene encoding RNA-binding cell elongation regulator Jag/EloR, with product MKELTVTGRTVEEAIEQALTQLNVTRDHVEVTVIEEPKKGFLGIGSKPAIVKISKTPDPMEEAKAYLQNIIEKMGISVSIEQKQEEDGIVFELISDKVAVLIGKRGQTLNALEYLTNIALNRHSKEYIRIYLDAENYRKKRKETLIQLAERQAERALKLNQKVVLEPMPAKERKVIHLALKEKEGVTTNSKGDGMYRHVVIYPTNENETKLL
- the mnmE gene encoding tRNA uridine-5-carboxymethylaminomethyl(34) synthesis GTPase MnmE, whose amino-acid sequence is MEYDTIAAISTPMGEGAIAIVRLSGEEAIAITDKIFKGKQPLSDVNSHTIHYGHLIDPKTSRMIEEVMVSVMRAPRTFTREDVVEINCHGGLVSVNRVLELALTNGARLAEPGEFTKRAFLNGRIDLSQAEAVIDLIRSKTDRAMTVALNQMEGRLSNLIHSLRQTLIETIAHVEVNIDYPEYDAEEMTHQLLHEKTMHVRNEIDKLISTSKQGKILREGLSTVIIGRPNVGKSSLLNSLVQENKAIVTNIPGTTRDVLEEYVNVRGVPLRLVDTAGIRETEDIVEKMGVERSREMLKKADLILLVLNNGETLTDEDEELIRAAKQLDTIIIVNKTDLEQKIDMDKVISLAGGSPIISTSLLLEEGVDQLEEAIANLFFNVGIEQQDITYVSNSRHIALLNQARSAIDEAIAAIEAGLPIDMVQIDMTRAWELLGEIIGDTVSESLINQLFSQFCLGK